A portion of the Cryptomeria japonica chromosome 5, Sugi_1.0, whole genome shotgun sequence genome contains these proteins:
- the LOC131035848 gene encoding uncharacterized protein LOC131035848, translated as MEHFHNKFETSHGGGLATAHQIARARYYWLALFKDAYEHVKACHTCQAAVIHEKKHAMPLQPGIEVRLLSQWGLDFIGMINPPSYTQHKYILTAIDYCTIWSEVQALKLCTTDVVIKFLEENIIKRLRVRQWPCILIYEIF; from the coding sequence ATGGAACACTTCCACAACAAGTTTGAAACAAGTCATGGAGGTGGTCTAGCAACTGCACACCAGATTGCAAGAGCAAGATATTATTGGCTAGCATTGTTTAAAGATGCATATGAACATGTGAAGGCATGCCATACATGTCAGGCGGCTGTTATTCATGAAAAGAAACATGCTATGCCACTTCAACCTGGCATTGAAGTGAGGTTGCTTTCTCAATGGGGACTggatttcatagggatgatcaatccACCTTCTTATACTCAACATAAATACATCCTTACTGCCATTGATTACTGCACGATATGGTCGGAAGTCCAAGCTTTGAAACTGTGCACAACAGATGTAGTAATCAAGTTTCTGGAAGAGAATATCATTAAAAGGTTACGCGTGCGACAATGGCCCTGCATTCTCATTTATGAAATTTTCTAA